The Solirubrobacterales bacterium genome window below encodes:
- a CDS encoding manganese catalase family protein — MIQRIDRLPAEIPPPTEVDANGASIVQELLGGKFGEMSTFMNYTFQSFNFRKRQDARPFYDLIASIAAEEFAHIELVSTAINTMLTEEGGNQDSSGLNDLTEFADTRNAQQFIAGGRATLVQDSNGRAWTGDNVFSSGDLIEDLTHNFFLETGARNNKLKVYEMVDHPTARALTGYLLVRGGVHQVAYARAVERLTGADLTKLFPSPRIPTSKIPECKPHIKADQHRTLYTWSPEDFKEIGAVFNGAHPETGEDLIVQEGMPEGVAPYDLPEQTDVFAPSYAPEEIKEIAQRLREEAGLPDEVIGEVANNNGHSKNGAKRAKKKAAAK; from the coding sequence ATGATCCAGCGCATCGACCGTCTGCCCGCAGAGATTCCTCCCCCGACAGAAGTTGACGCCAACGGCGCGTCGATCGTCCAAGAGCTGCTCGGCGGCAAGTTCGGCGAGATGTCGACCTTCATGAACTACACGTTCCAGTCGTTCAACTTTCGTAAGCGCCAAGACGCGCGCCCGTTCTACGACCTGATCGCCAGCATCGCCGCAGAGGAGTTCGCCCACATCGAGCTCGTCTCGACCGCGATAAACACGATGCTCACCGAAGAGGGCGGGAATCAGGACTCCAGCGGTCTCAATGATTTGACTGAGTTCGCCGACACCCGCAACGCGCAGCAGTTCATCGCTGGCGGTCGCGCCACGCTCGTGCAGGACTCAAACGGCAGGGCCTGGACCGGCGACAACGTGTTCTCATCCGGCGACCTGATCGAGGACCTCACCCACAACTTCTTCCTCGAGACCGGAGCGCGAAACAACAAGCTCAAGGTTTACGAGATGGTCGATCACCCGACAGCCCGCGCGCTGACCGGCTACCTGCTTGTCCGCGGCGGCGTGCACCAGGTTGCGTACGCGCGCGCAGTCGAGCGCCTCACCGGCGCAGACCTCACGAAGCTGTTCCCATCCCCACGGATCCCGACCAGCAAGATCCCCGAGTGCAAACCGCACATCAAGGCCGACCAGCATCGCACGCTCTACACGTGGTCCCCGGAGGACTTCAAAGAGATCGGCGCTGTCTTCAACGGAGCACACCCAGAGACCGGTGAGGATCTGATTGTGCAGGAGGGCATGCCCGAGGGCGTCGCCCCGTATGACCTACCCGAGCAGACCGACGTTTTCGCTCCGAGTTACGCGCCGGAAGAGATCAAGGAGATCGCCCAGCGCCTGCGCGAAGAAGCTGGCCTCCCCGACGAGGTGATCGGCGAAGTCGCCAACAACAACGGCCACAGCAAGAACGGCGCGAAGCGCGCAAAGAAGAAAGCAGCGGCCAAGTAA